Proteins encoded in a region of the Mycolicibacterium duvalii genome:
- a CDS encoding pyridoxal phosphate-dependent aminotransferase: protein MTVSLRAGIPPFYVMDVWLAAAERQRTHGDLVNLSAGQPSAGAPSAVRDAAVAALQRNQLGYSVALGIPELRTAIAESYSARHGLTVRPDDVVVTTGSSGGFLLTFLACFDVGDRVAIASPGYPCYRNILSALGCDVVEVPCGPETRFQPTLQMLQQLDPPVAGVVVASPANPTGTVIPPAELAAIASWCDVEGVRLISDEVYHGLVYPGAPATSCAWETSREAVVVNSFSKYFAMTGWRLGWLLVPDELKRAVDRLTGNFTICPPVLPQLAAVSAFTPASIAEAEALLDDYAANRAMLLDGLRAIGIDRLAPPDGAFYVYADVSHLTTDSMAFCSNLLNDTGVAIAPGVDFDTVRGGAFVRLSFAGPASDIDEAVRRIGAWVGAR from the coding sequence GTGACAGTCTCACTGCGCGCCGGCATCCCACCGTTCTATGTGATGGACGTGTGGCTGGCCGCGGCCGAACGCCAGCGCACCCATGGCGATCTGGTCAACCTCTCCGCCGGGCAGCCCAGCGCCGGGGCGCCGTCAGCGGTACGCGATGCCGCCGTGGCGGCACTGCAGCGTAATCAGCTCGGGTACTCGGTAGCCCTCGGCATCCCCGAACTCCGCACGGCCATCGCGGAGTCGTACTCGGCGCGTCACGGCCTGACCGTGCGCCCGGATGACGTCGTCGTGACGACGGGATCGTCGGGCGGCTTCCTGTTGACGTTCCTGGCGTGTTTCGACGTCGGCGACCGGGTCGCGATCGCCAGCCCCGGTTACCCGTGTTACCGCAACATCCTCTCGGCGTTGGGCTGTGACGTGGTCGAGGTGCCCTGCGGTCCGGAGACCCGCTTTCAGCCGACGCTGCAGATGCTGCAGCAGCTCGACCCGCCGGTGGCCGGGGTGGTGGTCGCCAGTCCGGCGAACCCCACCGGAACCGTCATCCCGCCCGCGGAACTCGCGGCGATCGCGTCGTGGTGTGACGTCGAGGGCGTGCGGTTGATCAGCGACGAGGTCTACCACGGCCTGGTTTATCCGGGCGCCCCGGCGACCAGCTGCGCCTGGGAGACGTCGCGTGAAGCCGTTGTGGTGAACAGCTTTTCGAAGTACTTCGCGATGACCGGGTGGCGGCTGGGCTGGCTGCTGGTGCCCGACGAGCTCAAGCGTGCGGTCGACCGCCTGACCGGTAACTTCACCATCTGCCCGCCGGTGTTGCCACAGCTGGCGGCGGTGTCGGCGTTCACCCCCGCATCGATCGCCGAGGCGGAGGCCTTGCTCGATGACTACGCGGCGAACCGGGCGATGCTTCTCGACGGGCTGCGGGCGATCGGCATCGACCGGCTGGCTCCGCCCGATGGCGCGTTCTACGTCTATGCCGATGTCTCGCATCTGACCACCGACTCGATGGCGTTCTGCTCCAACCTGCTCAACGACACCGGGGTCGCGATCGCACCGGGGGTCGACTTCGACACGGTGCGCGGCGGGGCGTTCGTGAGACTGTCCTTCGCGGGACCCGCGTCCGACATCGACGAGGCGGTGCGCCGCATCGGCGCCTGGGTCGGCGCACGGTAG